From Aedes albopictus strain Foshan chromosome 1, AalbF5, whole genome shotgun sequence, one genomic window encodes:
- the LOC109430033 gene encoding beclin-1-like protein, protein MNDAKVSVGFSCQRCLQPINIDDSFTALGEHTLAELALPINSHIEVDIESQSASMDHFVPPFRFAECSGTDTNGFMLLSDGPDRDLLSQNLRVKAELFDTLSNNSEIDHPLCDECTDTLLELMDKQLKMAEDEWNDYNNYLKKLELTDDVPNVDLLEKELNDLKGEEERLLQELSELSREEDAIKLAVKEQEVEKQRLSNEEEKYWREYTKHRRDVITTEDEFRSLECQMSYAQVQLDKLKKTNVFNVTFHIWHSGHFGTINNFRLGRLPSAPVDWSEINAAWGQTCLLLSALARKMNLTFKNYRLVPYGNHSHIEVLSDGKELPLYGSGGFRFFWDTKFDAAMVAFLDCLQQFKEEVVKKDPDFCLPYRMEKGKIEDSATGNSYSIKIQFNSEEQWTKALKFLLTNLKWGLTWVSSQFTEEKQAV, encoded by the exons ATGAACGACGCCAAAGTCAGCGTAGGCTTTTCGTGCCAGCGCTGTCTACAACCGATCAACATCGATGACTCCTTCACGGCCCTGGGGGAACACACCCTGGCCGAATTGGCAC TACCCATCAACTCGCACATCGAAGTAGATATTGAATCGCAATCGGCCAGTATGGATCACTTTGTTCCGCCGTTCCGTTTCGCGGAGTGCAGTGGGACCGATACCAATGGATTCATGCTGCTCTCCGATGGTCCGGATCGGGATTTGCTCAGCCAGAATCTGCGCGTTAAGGCGGAGCTGTTCGATACGCTTTCGAACAATTCGGAGATCGACCATCCACTGTGCGACGAGTGTACGGACACACTGCTGGAGCTGATGGACAAGCAGCTGAAGATGGCCGAGGATGAGTGGAACGATTACAACAACTACTTGAAGAAGCTGGAACTGACGGACGATGTGCCAAATGTGGATCTGTTGGAAAAGGAGCTGAACGATCTGAAGGGAGAGGAGGAACGACTGCTGCAGGAGCTGTCGGAGTTGAGCAGGGAGGAAGATGCGATCAAGTTGGCCGTGAAGGAACAGGAGGTGGAGAAGCAGAGGCTTAGTAATGAGGAGGAGAAGTACTGGCGGGAGTATACCAAGCACCGAAGGGACGTGATTACGACGGAGGATGAGTTTCGGTCGCTCGAGTGCCAGATGTCGTATGCGCAG GTACAGCTAGACAAACTAAAGAAAACCAACGTGTTCAACGTGACGTTCCACATCTGGCATTCCGGTCACTTTGGCACCATCAACAACTTCCGGCTGGGAAGGTTACCCTCGGCTCCCGTCGACTGGTCCGAGATCAACGCCGCATGGGGACAAACGTGTCTGCTGCTGTCGGCGTTGGCGCGCAAAATGAACCTCACCTTCAAGAACTATCGACTGGTTCCGTACGGGAACCACTCGCACATAGAGGTGCTGAGCGACGGGAAGGAACTACCGCTGTACGGCAGCGGAGGATTCCGGTTCTTTTGGGATACGAAGTTTGATGCGGCTATGGTCGCTTTCTTGGACTGCTTGCAGCAGTTCAAGGAGGAAGTGGTCAAGAAGGATCCGGACTTTTGCCTACCGTACCGGATGGAGAAGGGCAAGATCGAGGATTCGGCCACGGGGAACAGCTATTCGATCAA GATCCAATTCAACTCGGAAGAGCAGTGGACCAAAGCGCTCAAGTTTCTGTTGACAAATCTGAAGTGGGGCCTCACCTGGGTATCCTCGCAGTTTACAGAAGAGAAACAAGCCGTTTGA